The Enterobacter huaxiensis sequence CAGCTTCGTGAAGCCGTTTATGGTCAACGTCTCGGGCTTCTCCGAGGGGCTGATGACGGTCATCATGATGTTAATGGGGCTGGGCATGGTGCTCGGGAATCTGTTCAGCGGCAAGCTTTCCGGGCGCTTCAGCCCGCTGCGCATCGCGGCGACCACCGACATGGTCATTGTGGCCTCGCTGCTGCTGCTTTTCGCTTTTGGCGAGCAGAAAACGGCCTCGCTGGTGATGGGGTTCATCTGCTGTGCCGGGCTGTTTGCGCTCTCTGCACCGCTGCAAATCCTGCTGCTGCAAAATGCAAAAGGAGGCGAGATGCTGGGCGCCGCGGGCGGGCAAATGGCATTTAACCTGGGCAGCGCCATTGGCGCCTATTTTGGCGGGATGATGATCACGCTCGGCTTCAGCTGGAGCTACGTTACGCTACCGGCGGCCATTTTGTCCTTCTCGGCCATGACCTCTCTCTTACTTTACGGCCATTTGATTGCCAAAAAGCGTCAGGCCAACGCGCGCGCGCTGGCCTGATACCTAATCAGGAAAGCCAGGGTTCGCCCAGGGTCAACATCAGACGGTTGGCCCAGGCGAAGAACGCGGTGGACTGGACCAGATCCAGCTGGGCAAGCGTGTCCAGATCCTGTTTTTGCAGCGCAGCAAGGTGCAACGGCGAGGCGGCAGGCGGCGTGACCGACAGCGCCGCCGCAAAGTTGATTTCCGCCTGCCAGCGAGCAGACTGCCCCTCGCTCAGGGATTGCCCCGGGCGTACCGCCAGCAGCGCGTCTATCGCACTGTCATCCTTCGACAGCTGGCTGGCCTTACGCGCATGGACAGATGCGCAGTAAATGCAGCCGTTAATTTTGCTGGCCACCGTGGCGGCCAGCTCGCGTTCCGCGCGCGGCAACCCTCCCGGTGTGTAAAAAATCCCTTTGTCCGTTAACGTGCGCTGCTCCAGAACCGGCAGGTTGCGTCCCAGCAGGCGGAAATAGTCTGAGTCGGTATGGCCGAATTTCGCCAGAATGGCGACCTCATCGTCGCGAAAATCCGCCAGCGGCCTGGCGGCAAGCCACGGCTCCCAGCCGAGCTCCTGTTGGGTAAACGCCACAGGTGCCGCCTTGCCGGTTATCGTCGTGGCGTTGGTATGCCAGACGCCAGCCACGGGCGCGACGTCGCTCGCCGCCACGGGGCGATCGTTCAGCAGGCGCAGCCCGGCGATGAGTCGGCTCTGAAAACTGACAAAGGCGATCAGCTGCGCCAGGGTGACAATGCCTTCCTTGCTCCATCCGGCCTGAGTCAGGGCGTTGAGCGCGCCCGGCGTAGCCTCAGCGGGGGAGAAGGTGAGCAGGCGGGCGAAGCTGAGCGCCGGGGTAAGCCGTGCAGAGATCGGGTCGGCAAGGCCAAACCCGGCATAGTGCGCAGCCAGTGCCTCGGCGTTATGCCATTTGGCGACTTTTGCCGCGACGGCAAAACGTTCGTCCAGCGCAAAGTCGCGGTCCTGCTGGCTGAACAAGATTTCGTAGCTTCCCTGGGCGTGACGCGTCGCAGCCTTGCGCGCGGCGCGCGCCTCCGCCAGCGGCGAACCGGGAGCAATCTCCGCCAGCTCGGCAAGAATATCCTGACTTAATGCCATAGGTTTCTCCTCAAAGAATGTGTGGGGCGATATGTTCTGCAATCAGCTCAATCGAGCGCAGGGTGTCGCGGTGCGACGGTTCAACCGAATGAACCTGGAATGAGACGTCCGTTGCGTGAGCCAGCACCGAGTCAGCCTTCAGCGAGGCCAGCACCGTATCCGGCGAGCCAATATGGGCATCAAACTGGCGGCGGTAATCCTCGACGGTGTCGCCTTTAACCACGTGTCCGGCGGCGCGATGCTGCTGAGCCTGTCTGGCTAATCCCGGCGCAGCGATCTTCAGCGCATAGTCGTCGCTATCGGCAACGAACGCGGTGCGGGAGGCGAGGATCCGCGGCGCAACGCCTGCGGGCAGCGCATCAAGATAGGCATCGATAATCGGGTTCTGGATCGCGTCGAGCGTGATATCCAGCCGATCAGCCGGGCGCGGCTGGGTGCGGGAAAGCATTAAACCCTGTCCCGCCCGTGCGGCCCGCACGGCGCCGTCAACGGAGAAGGTCGCTATCCAGATGCGTTCAGCCAGCTGCGGTGCGGGCGGGTAAAGATGGTTATCGGGATGGGTGAGTGAATCCCCGCGCCAGGCGCTTTGGATAACGTGAAGATGGTCAGCAAAGGCCGCGCCGCGTTCTTCAAACGTCAGGCCAAACGGCAGGAAGGAGGTCGGCGTACCGCCGGAGCCGAAACCCACCTCAAGGCGCCCGTCTGAGAGCAGATCCAGTACGGCGGCATCTTCAGCAACCCGCAGCGGATTTTCCATCGGCAGGGTGATAATGGCCGTGCCAAGGCGGATGGTTTTCGTATGGGCGGCAACGTGCGCGAGGAACAGCAGCGGCGACGGCAGTCCCCCCTCATTTTCATGGAAGTGGTGCTGCGCAATCCAGGCGCTGTCAAAGCCGTGGCGTTCCGCATGGCGGATCTGTTCCGTCGCCAGGCGATAGCGCTCCTTTGGCGTGGCATCATCAAGCAGGCGGGTGAAAAACCCCAGGCGTTTTCGCGTCATGCGAACTCCTCCGTAACGGGTGAAAAATGGGGGATAGCGTCGATCAGTTCGCGGGTGTAGCTGTTCTGCGGTGAGGCAAACAGCGTGTCGACCGCACCGTGTTCAACAACCTGGCCGCTGCGCAGCACCGTGACGCTGTGCGCAATGCGGCGAACCGTGGCCAGATCGTGCGTGATAAAGAGATAGGTCAGCCCCAGCTGCTGCTGTAGCTGCTGCAGCAGCGCCAGGATCTGCGCCTGCACCGTGACGTCCAGGGCCGACGTGGCTTCGTCAAGTACCAGAATGGTTGGATTCAGAATCAACGCCCGGGCGATGGCTACGCGCTGGCGCTGCCCGCCCGACAGTTCGCGCGCGGTGCGTGTCAGCACGTCAGTCGGCAGGGCAACCCGCTGCGCCGCGGTTTCAACCCGGACCTTACGTTCCGCCTTACCGATGCGGCCAAAATTCTTCAGGGGCTCTTCGATAATGTCAAAGAGCGTCTGACGCGGGTCGAGAGAGGCAAACGGGTTTTGATAGACGAACTGGATTTTCTGCCGCAGCTGTCGACGCGCCTCATGGCTGAGGGCGGTGGCATCGATGTCATCGATAATCACGCGACCGCTGTCCGCCTGCTCAAACCCGAGCAAAATGCGGGCGAGGGTCGTTTTCCCCGATCCCGATTCGCCGACCAGCGCGTGCGTGCTGCCGCGCGTGACGTCGAAACTGACGTCATCCAGCGCCTGCAGCTGATGCCCTTTCCCGAGGGAAAACCGTTTGCTGATGGACCGAGCGCGAATGGCGGGCGAGGCCAGCGGACGGCCTGACACGGGGGCAATGGTCAGGCGCTCCCCCTGCAGATCGCTTAACAGCTGGCGCGTATAGATGTGCTGCGGGGCGCGCAGGATATCACCCGTAACGCCTTGTTCCTGGACCTCACCCTCGCGAAACACCAGCAGCCTGTCGGCGCGCTGTGCGGCCAGCGCCAGATCGTGGGTCACAAACAGCACCGCGGTGCCGGATTCCCGACGCAGCACGTCGAGCAGGTCCAGAATGCGCTTTTGCACGGTGACATCCAGCGCGCTGGTTGGCTCGTCGGCCACGATGACGTCCGGGCGCAGGGCAATGGCGATGGCAATCAGCACGCGCTGCTTCATGCCGCCAGAAAGCTGATGGGGATACTGCTTCATGCGCTGTGCCGGGTGACTCAGCCCAACCTTTGTCAGCAGGGCGAGCACCTGTTCGTCGCGCTGGGCATGGCTCACTTTCTGGTGTAGCTGAATAATTTCGCCTACCTGCGCGCCGACGGTTTTTACCGGGTTCAGCGAGTTACCCGGGTCCTGCGGGACGAGGCTAATTCGCGCGCCGCGAAGGGCGTCGAGCCGTTTAGCCGACCACTGGCTTATCTCTTCGCCGTTGAGGCTGATTTTTCCGCCATCGCGCCGGGCGTTTTCCGCCAGCAGGCCAATAATCGCCTGTGCCGTGGTGGTTTTCCCGGAGCCGGATTCGCCGACGAACGCCAGCATTTCGCCGCGCTTGAGGGTAAAGCTGACCTGATGGACCACCTCGCGCCACTGGCGCGCGGTGCGGTAGCTGATCGTCAGGTTTTCCACTGAGAGAACGGTCATGAACGGCCTCCGCTAAACTGTTGGCTGATGCGGTTGGTGGCCAGCACGACGGCGATGACCACCAGACCGGGGAAGGTGGTTAGCCACCAGGCGGTAGAGAGATAGTTTCGGCCTTCGGCGATCAGCAGGCCCCACTCAGGAACGGGCGGCGGCGTGCCGTAGCCGAGGAAGCTCAGCGTCGACAGCGCCAGAATAGCCTGACCGAACTGCAGCGTAGCAAAGGCGAGAACCGCGGTTAACGAGTTGGGCAGAATGTGCCGCCACAGCACGGCGAAGAACGTTCCGCCGCTGCCGAACGCGGCTTCGACATAATCCGCGTGGCGAATGCGCACCACTTCACCGCGCGCCAGGCGGGCGAAGCTGGCAATGGAGGCGACGCCAACGGCAATCGCCGCGTTAACGGTGCCAAACCCGAGCAGAATGATAACCGTCAGCGACAGCAGCAGGGACGGAATGGACAGCAGCACGTCAACGACGCGCATCAGCAGGGACTCCACGCGTCCGGCAAACGCCCCGGCAGTTACGCCCAGCCCGGTGCCAACCAGCAGCCCCAGGGTGACGGCGGCGAGGGCGGCGCTGAGGGAGTGCGACGCCCCGTAAACAATGCGGGCATACACGTCACGACCAAGCTGATCGGTGCCGAGCCAGTGGCCCGCCTGCGGAGCCAGACGCTGCGCCCCGGCGATCCCTTCTATCGGGCTGTAGTGGGTAAACAGGCCCGGGGCAACGGCCGCGAGGGCAGCGGCGATAATCACCGCCCACGCCAGCCAAAGCCCCGGCTGCCATTGCAGCCCTTGCCACGTCGGGACGCGTTTTCGCGCAGCGGCGGCGTAATCGACAAGGCTCATGAAGCACCTCCGGTAACGGTTTGCAGGCGCGGGTCAAACAGCGGCATCAGCAGATCGACCAGCAGGTTTATCAGGACAAAACCGAGCGCGGAAATCATGACGACGGCCTGAAGCACGGCGATATCCTGGTTATTCACCGCCTGTTGCGTCAGCTGGCCAAGCCCGCTGCGGCCAAATACGGTTTCGGTGATCAGCGCCCCGGCAATCAGCTCGCCTAGCAGCAGTCCGGCGATGTTCAGCACCGGCAGTAGGGCATTGCCGGTGACGTGACGCCACAGCACGGCGGTTTCGCTCAGCCCTTTTGCCCGCGCAACGGCCACAAACGGCTGCGCTGCGACCTGGTCCAGGCTGCGCATCAGGATTTGCGCCAGCGGGGCGGAGATCGGAATGGCAACGGTCACGATCGGCAGGATCAGTCCCTGCAGCGGCGACGGGTTAATCACCGGGATCAGCCGCAGCTGGAACGAAAAGAGTTGAATCAGGGCGATGCCCAGCCAGAAGGTCGGCAGCGAGATAAACAGCACGGGCAGTGACTGAATGGTATTGCTCAGCCAGCGCAATCCCGGCAGACGAGCGGCAAAGGCCAGGGCAAACGCCAGCAGTACGGCGAGCACAAAGGCGGGCAGGGCGAGGCTCAGGGTATCCGGCAGATTGCTGGTAATCAGCTCGCTGACCGGCACGCCCGCCTGCAGTGAATAGCCGAAATCCCCGCGCAGCATCGCCAGCAGCGTGTGGGCATATTGTTGCCACAGAGGGCTATCCGCGCCGTAGGCCACGCGCATCTCCTCGATTTGCGCCGGGCTTAAGCCAAGGTCCGGGTTCTGAAATTTAATCAGCACCGCGTCACCCGGCAACACCTGAAGCAACACGAACGAAAGGGTGAAGGCGGCCCATAACACCAGCAGCCCGTGCCCTAAGCGTTTAAGCAGTGCGTGGCTCATCGTTGGCTCCTCAGTGTTTCTCGATCCACGCGCCGTAGAACGACGGGCGGCCTACCGCTTCAAAACTCACGCCCTTCAGCCAGGGCGCACCGGCAAACACCTGTGGCTCCTCGAAGATCGGAATAACGTAGGCGTTATCCAGCAGGTAGCGCTGGGCATCGCCGGTCAGCTGCAGGCGTTTTTGCGGATCGACTTCGGCAGAAATGTTTACCAGCAGCGCATTCAGCCTGTCGTCGCGGAAGTTCTTCACCCTGTCGCTGGAGCCGCCTTTTTGCAGCAGCGCGTCGCGGTTAGCGGGGTAGAACATGCTTTTAACCACGTCCGGGTCGGCGCGGCCCACTTCGGATACGGTCAGCGGCGTTTTCAGCGGGTCGAGGTTATCCAGCGTGCGGCTGCCTGCGTCACCCGCTTTAACGCTCAGCGCCACGCCAACCTGACGCCACTGCTGGGCAACAAGCTGCAGCACCTCTTTGTTTTGCGGCTGCGGAAGGGATTCATACACCGTCAGCGCCAGACGCTGGCCGTCTTTGACGCGGATCCCGTCGCTGCCTGCTTTCCACCCCGCCTCGTCCAGCAGCTTGTTGGCCTTTGCGGGATCAAAGGTCAGTTTGTCGCTGAGATCGACAAAGCCCGCTGCGGAATCGGCAATAACCGATTTAGCCTGCGGATAGTTTGGCGAGAAGAGGGTATCGACCACCTGCCTGGCATTGGTGGCGTGAAGCAACGCCTGACGAACGCGAATATCCGAGACCAGCGGATTATCCGGGCGGAAGCTGATGCTGTCGTTTACGCCGCGCGTAGGCGCCGCGTAGATTTTGTAACCCTGGTCGGTCGCCTGTTTTTCGTCGTAGGCCTGAACCTGACGAATAAAATCAGCCTGACCTGCCAGCAGCGCGCCGACGCGCACGCTGTCTTCCTGAGTGACAATAAACGTGATGCCGTCCAGATTGGCTGGCCCCTGCTGCGCCAGGTTTTTCGGCCCCCACCGGTAGTCCTTACGTGCTTCCAGCGTCACTTCGCGACCCAGCTTCTCGTCTTTTACCACAAACGGGCCCGAGCCGATGATATGGCGGGCATCGCCCAGCTCTTCGAAGTTGCGTTTGAGGGTGCTTAACGATACCAGGCCCGAGCCGATGGTGGCGGTGCCCTGCAGAAAGCCCGGCGACGGTTTTTTGAAATAGAACTTCACGGTTTGAGGATCGACCACTTCACTGCGATCGTAGTTGTTGATCACTTCTGACACCGGCAGGCGCTGCGCCTTGTTGCCCAGTCCGTAAGTATCAAAGTTTTTTGCCACGGCGCTGGCGTCCAGCGGCGTCCCGTCTGAGAAGGTGATCCCGGGACGGATTTTAAAGGTGTACTCGGTCTTATCGGCGTTGGTGGTCCAGCTTTCGGCGACCCAGGGTTCAACCTGCAGCGTTTTCGGG is a genomic window containing:
- a CDS encoding dipeptide ABC transporter ATP-binding protein: MTVLSVENLTISYRTARQWREVVHQVSFTLKRGEMLAFVGESGSGKTTTAQAIIGLLAENARRDGGKISLNGEEISQWSAKRLDALRGARISLVPQDPGNSLNPVKTVGAQVGEIIQLHQKVSHAQRDEQVLALLTKVGLSHPAQRMKQYPHQLSGGMKQRVLIAIAIALRPDVIVADEPTSALDVTVQKRILDLLDVLRRESGTAVLFVTHDLALAAQRADRLLVFREGEVQEQGVTGDILRAPQHIYTRQLLSDLQGERLTIAPVSGRPLASPAIRARSISKRFSLGKGHQLQALDDVSFDVTRGSTHALVGESGSGKTTLARILLGFEQADSGRVIIDDIDATALSHEARRQLRQKIQFVYQNPFASLDPRQTLFDIIEEPLKNFGRIGKAERKVRVETAAQRVALPTDVLTRTARELSGGQRQRVAIARALILNPTILVLDEATSALDVTVQAQILALLQQLQQQLGLTYLFITHDLATVRRIAHSVTVLRSGQVVEHGAVDTLFASPQNSYTRELIDAIPHFSPVTEEFA
- a CDS encoding alkylhydroperoxidase domain protein, producing MALSQDILAELAEIAPGSPLAEARAARKAATRHAQGSYEILFSQQDRDFALDERFAVAAKVAKWHNAEALAAHYAGFGLADPISARLTPALSFARLLTFSPAEATPGALNALTQAGWSKEGIVTLAQLIAFVSFQSRLIAGLRLLNDRPVAASDVAPVAGVWHTNATTITGKAAPVAFTQQELGWEPWLAARPLADFRDDEVAILAKFGHTDSDYFRLLGRNLPVLEQRTLTDKGIFYTPGGLPRAERELAATVASKINGCIYCASVHARKASQLSKDDSAIDALLAVRPGQSLSEGQSARWQAEINFAAALSVTPPAASPLHLAALQKQDLDTLAQLDLVQSTAFFAWANRLMLTLGEPWLS
- a CDS encoding ABC transporter permease, with translation MSHALLKRLGHGLLVLWAAFTLSFVLLQVLPGDAVLIKFQNPDLGLSPAQIEEMRVAYGADSPLWQQYAHTLLAMLRGDFGYSLQAGVPVSELITSNLPDTLSLALPAFVLAVLLAFALAFAARLPGLRWLSNTIQSLPVLFISLPTFWLGIALIQLFSFQLRLIPVINPSPLQGLILPIVTVAIPISAPLAQILMRSLDQVAAQPFVAVARAKGLSETAVLWRHVTGNALLPVLNIAGLLLGELIAGALITETVFGRSGLGQLTQQAVNNQDIAVLQAVVMISALGFVLINLLVDLLMPLFDPRLQTVTGGAS
- a CDS encoding ABC transporter permease, with the protein product MSLVDYAAAARKRVPTWQGLQWQPGLWLAWAVIIAAALAAVAPGLFTHYSPIEGIAGAQRLAPQAGHWLGTDQLGRDVYARIVYGASHSLSAALAAVTLGLLVGTGLGVTAGAFAGRVESLLMRVVDVLLSIPSLLLSLTVIILLGFGTVNAAIAVGVASIASFARLARGEVVRIRHADYVEAAFGSGGTFFAVLWRHILPNSLTAVLAFATLQFGQAILALSTLSFLGYGTPPPVPEWGLLIAEGRNYLSTAWWLTTFPGLVVIAVVLATNRISQQFSGGRS
- a CDS encoding TIGR04028 family ABC transporter substrate-binding protein — encoded protein: MQTSFRLPLLTALILATTSAWAAESPVKGGTLIYLEQQAHTNLYPPAGGFYPNGGILNQITDKLTWQNPKTLQVEPWVAESWTTNADKTEYTFKIRPGITFSDGTPLDASAVAKNFDTYGLGNKAQRLPVSEVINNYDRSEVVDPQTVKFYFKKPSPGFLQGTATIGSGLVSLSTLKRNFEELGDARHIIGSGPFVVKDEKLGREVTLEARKDYRWGPKNLAQQGPANLDGITFIVTQEDSVRVGALLAGQADFIRQVQAYDEKQATDQGYKIYAAPTRGVNDSISFRPDNPLVSDIRVRQALLHATNARQVVDTLFSPNYPQAKSVIADSAAGFVDLSDKLTFDPAKANKLLDEAGWKAGSDGIRVKDGQRLALTVYESLPQPQNKEVLQLVAQQWRQVGVALSVKAGDAGSRTLDNLDPLKTPLTVSEVGRADPDVVKSMFYPANRDALLQKGGSSDRVKNFRDDRLNALLVNISAEVDPQKRLQLTGDAQRYLLDNAYVIPIFEEPQVFAGAPWLKGVSFEAVGRPSFYGAWIEKH
- a CDS encoding putative FMN-dependent luciferase-like monooxygenase — protein: MTRKRLGFFTRLLDDATPKERYRLATEQIRHAERHGFDSAWIAQHHFHENEGGLPSPLLFLAHVAAHTKTIRLGTAIITLPMENPLRVAEDAAVLDLLSDGRLEVGFGSGGTPTSFLPFGLTFEERGAAFADHLHVIQSAWRGDSLTHPDNHLYPPAPQLAERIWIATFSVDGAVRAARAGQGLMLSRTQPRPADRLDITLDAIQNPIIDAYLDALPAGVAPRILASRTAFVADSDDYALKIAAPGLARQAQQHRAAGHVVKGDTVEDYRRQFDAHIGSPDTVLASLKADSVLAHATDVSFQVHSVEPSHRDTLRSIELIAEHIAPHIL